The region GTTGTTTGTTTTTTAATTATCCTTAATTTTACAGCATAAACAACATAGAAAACAAATGAGAAATAAGGATATTAAGATCTTATTGGTTGATGACGATGCAGATATTTTAGAAATAGTAGGTTTTAACTTAGAAGCAGAAAATTACCAAGTTTACACCGCTAAAAATGGTAAAGAAGCCTTAAAAATTGCCAAAACAGAAGTTCCTAATTTAGTGATTTTAGATGTGATGATGCCCGAAATGGACGGTATTGAAACTTGTGAAAACATGCGTAAAATACCCGAACTTAACAACACTATAATTACTTTTTTAACCGCACGTGGCGAAGATTATTCACAAGTAGCTGGTTTTGATGTAGGGGCCGATGATTACATTACCAAACCCATAAAACCCAAATTATTGGTTACAAAAGTAAAAGCTTTATTAAGAAGGGTTAAAGAAGATTCTGCAACGAACGATGTTCTTAAAATTGGTACTATTGAGATTAACAGAGAAGAATATAAAATTATAAAAGACAATACCGAATTTGTTTTGCCTAGAAAAGAATTTGAATTGTTTTATTTACTTGCTTCAAAACCAGGAAAAGTTTTTAAACGCGAAGAAATTTTAGACAAAGTTTGGGGAAACGAAGTTATTGTTGGAGGCCGAACCATTGATGTTCACATACGTAAATTACGCGAAAAAATTGGCGACGATTTATTTAAAACCATTAAAGGGGTAGGCTATAAAATAGAAATTTAATGGGTGTAAAATATCGTAAATCGTATAAATTTGCGGCAAAATCGGCCGCAGTTATTTCCCTATTTGCAATGTTACTTTTGGTAATGTTGCAATATTTTTATTTTAACATAAATGTACTTTTTACAGCAATTTTTGTACTTGTGTTTTTTTGCTTTAGCTTTTTTGTTTTGCAATACCGTGTAGAGCGTTTTATTTACCGCCGTATTCAAAAAATTTATAAAGAAGTAAGTATTTTAGACGAGTCGGTTTTGCGCAACCAACCCATTACTACAGATATGCAAACACTTATGTATGAAGTAAATAAGTTTGCTAGCGAAAAAAAAATTGAAATTGAATTACTAAAAGTTCAAGAAGAATACCGTCGCGAGTTTATTGGAAATGTGGCCCACGAACTTAAAACGCCATTGTTTACTGTACAAGGATATATTTCTACTTTGTTAGAAGGCGGTGTTAAAGACAAAACCATCCGAAAAAAATATTTAGACCGTGCCGATAAAGGAATTGATCGATTAATTGATATCGTAAACGATTTAGATATGATTACTAAGTTAGAAACCAATGAGTTAAAGCTTAATGTTCAAGTGTTTGATATTGTGGCGCTTTTTCAAAGTGTTTTTGATTTATTAGAAATGAAAGCCGATAAAAAAGACATTACCTTAATGTTTGATAAAGATCATTACAGGTCTATTTATGTAAAAGGCGATCGTGAGAAAATTAATCAAGTAATCTTAAATTTAATTGATAATTCCATAAAATACGGAAAAGAAAACGGAACTACAGAAGTTTCAATAAAAAATTTAACCGATAAAAAATTACTAATCCGCATAACCGATAATGGTTTTGGTATCGAAAAAAAACATATCAACCGTTTGTTTGAACGTTTTTATAGAACCGATAGCAGTCGTTCTCGCGATATTGGAGGATCGGGCTTAGGACTTTCAATTGTGAAGCATATAATTGAAGCGCATAACGAACATATTTATGT is a window of Myroides sp. JBRI-B21084 DNA encoding:
- a CDS encoding response regulator transcription factor, producing the protein MRNKDIKILLVDDDADILEIVGFNLEAENYQVYTAKNGKEALKIAKTEVPNLVILDVMMPEMDGIETCENMRKIPELNNTIITFLTARGEDYSQVAGFDVGADDYITKPIKPKLLVTKVKALLRRVKEDSATNDVLKIGTIEINREEYKIIKDNTEFVLPRKEFELFYLLASKPGKVFKREEILDKVWGNEVIVGGRTIDVHIRKLREKIGDDLFKTIKGVGYKIEI
- a CDS encoding sensor histidine kinase, whose translation is MGVKYRKSYKFAAKSAAVISLFAMLLLVMLQYFYFNINVLFTAIFVLVFFCFSFFVLQYRVERFIYRRIQKIYKEVSILDESVLRNQPITTDMQTLMYEVNKFASEKKIEIELLKVQEEYRREFIGNVAHELKTPLFTVQGYISTLLEGGVKDKTIRKKYLDRADKGIDRLIDIVNDLDMITKLETNELKLNVQVFDIVALFQSVFDLLEMKADKKDITLMFDKDHYRSIYVKGDREKINQVILNLIDNSIKYGKENGTTEVSIKNLTDKKLLIRITDNGFGIEKKHINRLFERFYRTDSSRSRDIGGSGLGLSIVKHIIEAHNEHIYVESNLGVGSEFSFTIEKADKK